The following are encoded together in the Macadamia integrifolia cultivar HAES 741 chromosome 10, SCU_Mint_v3, whole genome shotgun sequence genome:
- the LOC122091087 gene encoding uncharacterized protein At4g13200, chloroplastic-like, with protein MMSGISAPPPTLSPSQLKMKSNSCVSPSTSSVAYCVCSRRPFYSSESEFKSISLRAGFPKLSLQCRSRRSGAPEPGDNDNRTILDAFFLGKAVAEAINRRIESTVGELLSAVGNLQAEQQKQVQEFQEEVLERAKQAKEKAAHEAMEAQGIFTNSTTAATSVSTDATTFISPSSSD; from the exons atgaTGAGTGGGATTTCGGCTCCGCCACCtaccctttctccttctcaacTGAAAATGAAAAGTAACAGTTGTGTTTCTCCCTCTACTTCTTCTGTTGCTTACTGCGTTTGTTCTCGACGCCCTTTTTATTCTTCAGAATCTGAATTCAAGAGCATTAGCCTCAGAGCAGGGTTCCCCAAGCTCAGTTTACAGTGTCGCAGCCGCAGATCTGGAGCTCCTGAGCCAG GTGATAATGATAACAGGACCATTCTAGATGCCTTTTTCTTAGGCAAGGCTGTGGCTGAAGCAATTAATCGACGCATAGAATCTACAGTTGGGGAGTTGTTGAGTGCAGTTGGCAATCTGCAAGCTGAGCAACAAAAGCAAGTCCAAGAATTCCAG GAGGAAGTGTTGGAGAGAGCAAAGCAGGCAAAGGAGAAAGCGGCACATGAAGCCATGGAAGCCCAAGGGATTTTTACCAATTCTACCACAGCAGCGACATCGGTATCCACTGATGCGACCACATTCATTTcaccttcatcatctgattGA
- the LOC122091085 gene encoding F-box protein PP2-B11-like produces the protein MSNKKEGEMEQGSAFDLYLLPEGCISNILSLTTPRDVCRSSTVSPVFRSAANSDSVWEKFLPSNIHQILSSSSVSPSLPTFSSKKQLFLHLCDNPLLIDRGTKTFALEKCSGKKCYMIGATELTITWGSSPEYWKWIPHPESRFSEVAELLCVWWLEIHGKIETRLLSSNTTYGAYLVLKFTNRAYGFEPLAEVSVKLASGTGGAEEGEVKSVSLNPGWPVHSNNGRTRRRAMQRRVNMGTLQLFPRSLRSRNASSSEEAVADPPPEGPKEREDGWMEIEMGEFFNERGEDGEVVMSLMEVKGGTCKSGLIIQGIELRPREKQPV, from the exons ATGAGCAATAAGAAGGAGGGAGAAATGGAACAAGGGAGTGCCTTCGATCTGTACCTCCTCCCTGAAGGTTGTATTTCCAACATTCTATCCCTCACAACTCCTCGAGATGTATGCAGGTCCTCGACTGTCTCTCCAGTTTTTCGATCGGCGGCCAATTCTGACTCGGTGTGGGAAAAGTTCTTACCTTCCAATATCCACCAGATCCTCTCCTCATCATCGGTTTCTCCGTCTCTGCCGACTTTCTCTTCTAAGAAGCAGCTCTTTCTCCATCTTTGTGATAATCCCCTTCTCATCGACAGAGGCACTAAG ACATTCGCATTGGAGAAATGCAGTGGGAAGAAGTGTTATATGATTGGAGCAACAGAGCTTACCATTACCTGGGGTTCCTCCCCAGAGTATTGGAAATGGATACCCCACCCTGAATCCAG GTTTTCAGAGGTGGCTGAGCTCTTGTGTGTGTGGTGGCTCGAAATTCATGGCAAAATAGAGACACGACTGCTGTCTTCAAACACAACGTACGGAGCTTACCTGGTACTGAAGTTCACAAACAGGGCCTATGGATTCGAGCCACTTGCAGAAGTCTCAGTCAAATTGGCTAGTGGTACTGGTGGTGCTGAAGAGGGAGAAGTGAAATCTGTCTCGTTGAATCCTGGGTGGCCTGTCCATTCGAATAATGGAAGGACAAGGAGACGGGCGATGCAGCGTAGAGTTAACATGGGAACACTTCAGTTGTTTCCACGGAGCCTGAGGTCCAGAAACGCGTCGAGCTCAGAAGAAGCAGTGGCGGATCCACCACCAGAGGGACCCAAGGAGAGAGAGGATGGGTGGATGGAGATAGAGATGGGTGAGTTCTTCAACGAAAGAGGTGAGGATGGGGAGGTAGTGATGAGTCTCATGGAGGTCAAGGGTGGTACCTGTAAGTCTGGTCTCATCATCCAAGGCATTGAGCTCAGGCCCAGAGAGAAACAGCCTGTTTGA
- the LOC122091569 gene encoding F-box protein PP2-B11-like encodes MGELFNERGEDGELEMSLQEVPSGHWKSSLIIQVQPTNIQGKPFFYFPLRKKKNLLSEDTRERSRQTAISKKKKEGEMEQGSAFDLYLLPEDCISNILSLTTPRDVCRSSTVSPVFRSAANSDSVWEKFLPSDIHQILSSSSVSPSLPTFSSKKQLFLHLCDNPLLIDGGTKTFALEKCSGKKCYMIGARELTIIWGSSPEYWKWIPHPESRFSEVAELLCVWWLEIRGKIETRLLSPNTTYGAYLVLKFTNRAYGFEPLAEVSVKLASGTGGAEEGEVKSVSLNPRSLRSRNASSSEEAVADPPPEGPKERGDGWMEIEMGEFFNERGEDGEVVMSLMEVNCSICKSGLIIQGIELRPKENQPV; translated from the exons TGCAACCGACTAACATTCAGGGGAAGCCATTCTTCTACTTTCccttacgaaaaaaaaaaaatctactttcTGAGGACACAAGGGAGCGATCCAGACAGACAGCgatcagcaagaagaagaaggaaggagaaatgGAACAAGGGAGTGCCTTCGATCTGTACCTCCTCCCTGAAGATTGTATTTCCAACATTCTATCCCTCACAACTCCTCGAGATGTATGCAGGTCCTCGACTGTCTCTCCTGTTTTTCGATCGGCGGCCAATTCTGACTCGGTGTGGGAAAAGTTCTTACCTTCCGATATCCACCAGATCCTCTCCTCATCATCTGTTTCTCCGTCTCTGCCGACTTTCTCTTCTAAGAAGCAgctctttctccatctctgtgATAATCCCCTTCTCATTGACGGAGGTACTAAG ACATTCGCATTGGAGAAATGCAGTGGGAAGAAGTGTTATATGATTGGAGCAAGAGAGCTTACCATTATCTGGGGTTCCTCCCCAGAGTATTGGAAATGGATACCCCACCCTGAATCCAG GTTTTCAGAGGTGGCTGAGCTCTTGTGTGTGTGGTGGCTCGAAATTCGTGGCAAAATAGAGACACGACTGCTGTCTCCAAACACAACGTACGGAGCTTACCTGGTGCTGAAGTTCACAAACAGGGCCTATGGATTCGAGCCACTTGCAGAAGTCTCAGTCAAATTGGCTAGTGGTACTGGTGGTGCTGAAGAGGGAGAAGTGAAATCTGTCTCGTTGAATCCACGGAGCCTGAGGTCCAGAAACGCGTCGAGCTCAGAAGAAGCAGTGGCGGATCCACCACCAGAGGGACCCAAGGAGAGAGGGGATGGGTGGATGGAGATAGAGATGGGTGAATTCTTCAATGAAAGAGGTGAGGATGGGGAGGTAGTGATGAGTCTCATGGAGGTCAATTGTAGTATCTGTAAGTCTGGTCTCATCATCCAAGGCATTGAGCTCAGGCCCAAAGAGAACCAGCCTGTTTGA